GGGTATTGGTTTTATTACTTGTATGTGTTAATGAACCTATTTGCTATTTGCAGAATGTAGAAGAGTGAATAAGTACTGTAGGTAGTTTATCAAATACCCACttgaaaaaaattgtcttttttTCTAATCATTTTTGCCCTTATAATGTTGTTTCTTGATTCTTGTGTTGTGTTGGGGGTTGAATGAAATAAAGTGATTATTTCACTTGTATGTATTGAATAGGTAGTTTATCAGATACCcatttgaaagagaaaaaaaatgtcttttttctctcatttttcctTCATAATGTTGTTTCTTGATTCTGGTATTGTGTTGGGTTGGGGGTTGAATGATGTGCTACTATCACTTGtattattgaaaaaatggaCATATTTTTTATTCGTAGAGTTAGGCAGATGAATAGGTAGTTTTTTCAGATATCCATTTGGAAAGGTgcgtttttttctttctcatttgGTCTCAAAATGTTGTATACAGATTTATCTTTTTTAGGTCTTTGGGGTGGATGGGAGTTGAGGGGTATTGATTTTACACTTGTATGCGACTATGCGTTAATAAAATGAACCTATTTGCTATTTGCAGACTGTAGAAGAGTGAATAAGTAGTTTATCTGATACCCATTTGGAAAAaatgtctttttcttttatcattttCGCGATAAAATGCTGTTCTTGATCCTTTATACATATTGGCTTGGGGGAGGGAGGGTTGAGGATTTTGGCTatcatttgattttttcaattgtaTGTGTTAATGGAGTTAGTTTCTATTTACAGAATGTAGAAGATGGTGTTCTTCAGTGAATGATAAGGGCGAAATTTCACCGCTGTTGAAGAAATCAGAAGTGCCGGAGATATTTGAAAAGAAGTAAGCTCTCTTAATTAGAAAGCCTATGAGCCTTTAGCTGCATTTTGAGCTAAGCTATTCGGTTGAAAGTTGATGACAATATTGGTGAGGTCCTAAAAAATATTAGTTGTTTATTAAGTATACATTTACAAGATTTTGAGCTTAGTAGTTTTGGTAGTATGATGTGAAGTTAATCTATGGATTAAATGTTGTCAAATTAACCTTTTAGTGAAATTATTATGTATGAAGTACGAAATTGTACACATGTTTTTGTTTGTGAATCTTATTGTGGAAATGTTGAAGAAAAGGGTAACCATATTGAGGAAAAATGGTGGAAATAAATTGTGGAAGATTAGCATGCCTGGAGTGTACATTAAAAGCAAAGGGCATCCATAGCCTTCAAATCCCAAGCTCGTCTCTGATCACAAGTACATGTACAATGGAAGGAGATACAATACAATTGAGTTATCCATAACCATGGGTTACACTAGGGATTTACAAGATGAGGTTTCTTGTACTGCGATTagtgtattcatttgtatatcGACTGTAGTTACTGCCTTTTACcttatttatctgtggtagctaCTGCCTCTTTTTTCAGGCTGCTTTATCATGGCTTTTTCGCTctcgttattttcattttaatactGCTTTGATCTACTTGTCCGTATCTAACCTTTTTTTGTCAAGCTTTctcttgagctgagggtctttcggaaacagcctctctgcCTTCCAAGGTAGAggaaggtctgcgtacactttaccctccccagaccccacattgtgggatttcactgagtatgttgttgttgtttcatggTGCATCatatttgtaaataatattGTGTTAACCGATGAAACTAGCGATAGAGTCAACAAAAGGTTGAACTCTGGATAAACACCCCATTAAAGGTTTAAGATATTTAGAAGTAACACAGGATATGCATTGCATGTTTAATTTCCGTAGAAGAATGAAGTTGGAGTGTGATTAAACAAGTTTTAGTTATCAAAAAAAGATTAGAGGGGATTGGGATACCTAACTATAGAACACAAAATTGAATTACGGTAGTTGAAATGGACGAGTGTTACGGAAGTGATACGTGATACAAATGGCACTTACTAGAGTGagaggcaagttttatgaaacggTTGTGAGActaataatgttatgttggaaGGAACATTGGGCTTTTGTGGCCCAACATACAAGATGAGTGTGATATAAATAAGATGGTACTTTTTTTATGAAGCATACAAATAAGATGTTAAGATggacatgtattcgtgcaaAATTAGATATAATCACATTCGAGGCAGACGGTATAAGTAGAACACAGAGATGATAAATGAGAATGGGATCGTTTGACCATGTCCTATGTAGACCTCTGGATGCGCGGGTATGTTAGTGCGACATTACGGCGTATGGAGGTgttagaaaagaagaaagtagCCCTAAAGTCACATGGAGGGTAGTTGTCCCAAGGATATGCAATCTCTTACTCTGAATTAGCTAAGAATAGAACATAATATAAGCAAAAAATTTCATATATGCAATACTAAATTACTAATTTATTGTGATGAGGCTTAGTAGTGTTAGAACACTTATATAAGGTATGGTGTCAGTTTGTTTAGATATTTGTATGTTAAGTGTAGAGAACCTCTAGTTTGATGATACCACCAATGtgtctaaataaataaaaactcgGTATTGGAATGAAACATGTTCAAATGGAGCAGAATGGATATTGAGGGTTCATATAGCCGAGTCCAAGTTTGGGATTGATGTGTAGTTGTTGTAAACTATGTTGCTTAGAATCTTCAACATCCCTGCCCATCCGTGTCGATTTCGGGGTGGGTGTTAGATCCGCACTGGATTTGGTCAACTGTGGCCAAGAAAAACTACACTTATGCCCGAGAAATATAGGTTAATTGAGTATCCAATttgattttgagtttgttacatatatgtgtgtgtgtatatatatatatatatccacatAAAGTACGAGAACACTTTGTTACTGTACTAAATAACTTATGAATAATGTATTGATTATTTATAGAGAATTTAATTATACGTCTTTCGGATACACACACCTGTATGAGCAATATAGGTTGTATATGATGTGTCATCTTCAAAAGCTCAGGACAATCTTCCTTTGGGAATACATGCTACAAAGTAGCTATTGAACTGAAATTGTCTAATTGTCGTAAATGCACTCCATGTTGCAGTTAACTGTGGACATGATTGTTGGGTATCTAAAAGTATAGACAGTGCAATTTTCTAAAACTAATTTAGAAGGTGAATTGGGATTTGGTAGCAGTGCTACAAGATGTGAAATTGATATCATGCTTAGTGATGGACTAATTTCATGCAAATCAATTGCTTTTTCACTTCTTTGGCTTACCCAGTCTATGCAGTACTGTCATATCTAAATTAAAGGGTGCTTCTGttcttatttcttcattttcctCTCTGTTTTTGATAATGTAGTTGCTTCAGTTTGCAAAAGTCTTAAGGTATTTTGTGTGTTTGAGTCGGTGTGTATCTggttttttcatttatttacaaTGAATAAACTTTTATTTCTGAAAAAGTTTATCCTCATATCTCATGTGTTTTGAAACATATCTctgttcattgttgttatagACATATGACTGAAAATGAAGGGGTCTTTCCTAGAGAAGCACATGTCCAGAAGGAAGTAGGTCCGTGGAATAATTTGGCAGCCATTCTTCAAATAACtaaaaagaagatttttggaaGTCTTATGGAGCAGAAGAGCAGTAGCACTCATGAATTAACTTCCACTTCTGATCTTAAGGGTTCCGATAATGTTGTATCTGCTGATAGTCATGGTAGTGGAAGTATGAGTAATCTTAAGATTACAATTCATTCAGAAAAGACATCTGTAGCTAATACGGAAGAAAATGTTGACAGTGAAACATCTCAGTCTTCTTACACAGACGAGAGTAAAGCTTTTGAGGTTGTTAATATGAACAAAACTTCAAATTCAGCTGGCCCTGAAGAATTGCTAAATGTCTCTTCAAAAGAATGTGAAGGGAGCTCTGACCATTCCAATGGCATATCTTCTGGTGTATCATCTATCTGCGGAAAAGCCAATTCCAATGACGGTGTTCAACTGATTAACGGTTTCCATCGTTCAGAGTTAgttgagaaagagagagaacaATTGCTAGTTGAGGAAGTATCATCAAGTGTACAAATCAGTTCTGGTGAAGATATCCTGTCAAAATTTGATTCATCTTGTGACTCAAAGAGGGTTTCCAGCTTAGTAGATGTTTctcaggaaaaaagaaataacgaacCAGAGTTGGAGGCCAAGAATGACCAAATGCAAAACAAGGAAGTAATATCAGAcattatttcaatttttgagAAGAATGGGACATCGAATCTCAAGCAGGTTACACATTCTAATAGTTTCTTACCGAGTGAAGCAACCAACAAATGGCGGGATGTTCTTGTGAAAAAATCAGTATTCTCTGCAAATGAACGCCATCCGGCCGAAGACACCTCTATTCCGATCTCACTTTCTAAGTCCGAAATGGATGAAATTGCATTAGTCTCCAATAATTCTTGTCACGTGGAAGCTGATCATCGAGCAACAGATCAGATTGTCGACCCAAAGAGTGAAAAATCTGTACCTAGAGAGTTTGAGCCCCTTAATGGAACTTCTCATAATATTTTTGGAAAGAGTGGCGACATAAAGAGCTTAATAGATTGTATTAGGGAGCTGCCTCCTCAGAAGCCATGTGTTGTTAGGCCTGAGGAAATGGTTGTTGACAGAGATAGGGAAAGAAGTGCAAATAGCAGTATCCAAGCACAAACTGATAAGCAGACACTTGacaggaaaaaaagaaagacttcATCTGAGGATGTGATTGGAAAGAAGGAAAACAGTAACCAAGAGATTGCATGTTTGATGGAAAAAGGTGACCTGAACAAGGGTGAGAGTGCCTCTTTATCTGAAAAGTTATcagatgaaaagaaaatgacTATAAAGTTCGTGAATGTTACAGCTAAAGAAAGTGATGTCTCTAAAGTTTTCAAGGGTTGTGGGGCTGTTACGAAGGTTGTGTTTCCAAGTGTCAAATCAACTAATTTTAAAGTTGCACACGTTTATTTTGAGGTATATTTTCAGTACTCCAGTCTTTGACCATTTTGCTTCAGGCCTGTGTTCTCAACTTTCTTAAGTCGTGTCTATTCAAATTATAGATGTAGAATTCCATTTTTACTCAAAAAAGAATgtctctattttgaaaaaaaaaatggtggaagTGTAGACTCATGATGTGAACAGCCattttcatgtttagtttccATTTACCATTTTTTTGGCTTTTGCAGTCAGAAGAAGGAAGGCAAAAGGCTCTTAAAAAAACTGAtatgatgattaagaatataGTAGCTTTGGAGGCCACTTCTCCTCAGAAAGGGAGAGAGAGGATGTGCATACCTAATTTAATTGGTTGTCCAGAAGTTCCCGCCTCATTGGTGAAGCATCCTTCAAGGACAGTTATgataaaaaaattgaacaacAATGTGTCCTTTCATGATATTAAAGAAGCTCTATCCTTTTGCAAAAGCAACATAACTGGAATTTTCTTTGGTTCGTCAAGCTCCGTTGCTTATGTGGAGTTTGAGGTAATTTGCTTGTTTTCCTCTTTTGAGTTCATCCGATCTTGTAGGTTGACTAGTTGAGGTTTTTATTGACGAAGTGGATTTGTAGTGCTAGCAATTACAGTTATTTACGTTTAAAACCTTCTTCTGCCAGACAGTAGAGGGCAAAGAAATTGCTATTGAGAAGCATTCATTGATTGTGCTTGGAGAGAGACTATCAATCTTGAGAATCGATCCACCAAGAACAACCATCGTAAGGATATCAAATGTGGATTCCCTTGCAATGGGTAAAGTGACCTCCGTTTGCAAAAAACTGGGAAAGACTAGGCACTTCTTCCCGAGAACGAATGACATCCTGGATGTGCATTTCAAACTTGCTGAATGGCCAAGAATGTTAGAGATTTTAAACAGGTAGTTTGCTTGCTTATCCAATATTGGTTTCCTTTAATTAGGCATCTTGCTTCCTCATCCTAGTTTctcattattaatttaatttttgtacgTGCCAAGGTTGAACGGAGTCGAAGTAGATGGTCAACAGTTGGTAGCTAAGCCTGCACCTGTCTACCCCCCGGATGTGCTTAACGTTCTCTGGAGTCAACCCGAGGGGAGAAAACATTTGAAAACCGCGTTCAACAGCATGCTGCTGAAATTAGGGGAAGAAAATACTGGTTTGGCAATACTTGTTGATAACTTTTATGCTGATGTACAAGAAAGATGATTAACATTATATGGTATAAAGTTTGTTCTTTAGCCATATTGGAAAATCCCCATGCAGTTACTCTTCTAACTCCAGGCAGATCTTAAGAATTTCAGAGTTAACCATTTACCTACACCTGATTGtgacataacaacaacaatagccactTTAGGGAGGATTTTGAAGTGAGAAGATTTTTATTATTAGAGGAAATATCAGAATCCAAAATGGTTGACTGTATATCAGTTTGGTAATTGTAATTAAGATGACACATACTAAAAGCTAAATTTCATTTCTATGTTTCTCTTTTTGATGGATGCAATATGAAAGTTTCAACAGCATAGTAATagcatttctttttttcttttctaaaggTTGATAACTACAACACTTCCCGAAGTTTCTCTTTTAATCagtaaagtaattttttttttttaagaaacttagtacaaaGAAAGATTTAATCCTATTATGATAAGAAGTCTAATAAGTTCATCAGTACCTGTATACCGTCGATGGTTCTcctacaccaaaaataaaatattgaagaCAACTGAACTATAGaacaaaaatattctttctcctATACTTAAAACATCTATGATTCCAAATTATGCAAAAGATATATTGTTTGAGGTCACCCTGTTTTAGCAATTACCTGGTAAAGTcactttttattcatttaggACTAGAATATCACTCAGctattattgttttttttagAATATACTAAACACCATAAAACCTCCTTACTCCTAATTGTCATGCCAAATCACATTAAACCtctattttttcaataatacACTTAGTTAACTCATTAAATTCATTGGATTGTATATTAGTTTTGTGATTGTAATTAAGGGTGACATTTTGATTTTTGTGTTTCTCTTTTTGATGGATGCAATATAAAAGTTTCAACAGCATAGTAATAGCATTTCTTTTCTAAAGATTGATAACTATAACTCTTCCTAAAGTTTCTCTTTTAATCAGTTagagtaatttattttttagaaatttagTACAAAGGAAAGCATTTAAGAGAAATTTACGTTATGAGTCAAGGTTATAGATTTACATACATAATTagcataatttttaaaactcaTCAAAAATACTAGCagatattattattactttttgGGCATACTTATAAAAACGGTACAATTAACATCCCACTAATTTTATTCTCTTGTTCTTTATTACCATTTCTCTCTCTTATTTAACTAAAACCTTATACACCCCAATTTACCCCTTCATAACCGTCAAAACGACACCAGAAATGAGGTCAATAGTATTCCGAAGTTTGACTTTCGAAATCtgaattatatcacataaattgggacatagAAAGTAGTGCATTTCATACTTAAAATATCACCTTTTAGCATAGATAATCCTTCAAGCATGTATAAGTTGGATACTTTTTCTAATAAACTGAAAAATTAGCTGTTTTCTCATCTCTGCGAGCTTACAAACTCTGTGGATAATgcccttaggggtcgtttgtTTAGAgtgtataagaatagtactaAATAAGTCGTATTAGTAATGCGGATTATTTTTTATCCACTGTTTGGTTTGGTCTATTAAGGACACTTCTGTCTCTAACCATGCTTATCCATGTTTTTAATAACCTTTGTATTGGTAATATCATGATTTGCTATGTATACTACTTAATAGGGGTATTAATTATACATAGGTTAAAAATCACTACCAAATAAGGGATCAAAGCTAATACATGTATTATCTTCTCTAATACTTCCTACCAGATGCACATTCTTTTCCATTTATTATCTTGAAACTGATTTTTCCCAGTATCTTTGGGAAAAAAGGAGTTAATTTGTGAAAATGAGCTTGCCTTATTTGTTAGTCAAGTTTTGCTTTACGTTTTAGAGCTTGGTATAGCTAAAAGCtcggaaaatgttttttttcccccctctAGAGTTCCACTGTTTTGATTTTATTGTGGTGATCATATTGAAGCATGCAAAGAATATGTGCAAAAAAGCACAGGCTTGATAGGGACTTTAGTTCCAGTGCCAATGAACACCATGTTTGTTGCAACGTTTTGTCCTCCCTGCCCCCCAAATAAGGGGTACATgatataaacaaataaaaaggcTATTAGTAACATTTATATGCTTCCTTCACTTTAGCAGTCAACTTTGTCATATTCAAAAGATTTCCAAGTACCCTCTCTTGTTTTTACATTAACCCTTTTTCATATGCTTCAAATATTggtccttttttcttttgagatGAACTATCTGTTCTTTGTGACAATATCCAAGGAGCTTTTTGAAGATCCTCTCAAGTCTGTTGAATGTTCGCAGCGGTGGAAAATCAAAAGCGCCTATGGTGACATTGGCCTCAAGCATAGGGAGGATGAAACACTTGCCTGCGTGGCATCTAGTATGCCTGCTGTCTACTCTGCTCTTTATAGAGTCCTTAATGAGGTAAAGAAATGTCTTTTAGCATTTCCTGTGATGTTCTGTGTTTTAGAGTTGTTCgaaatttgggtttgaaacATGAATGTAGATATTGGTTGCTAAAAGTGAGTGATTGTCCTTAACGCAGAAGATTGCCTGGTTTTTCACCTGCTAAGGTGTTGGATTTTGGGGCTGGGGCTGGTTTTGCATTTTGGTAAGAAGATTGATATTTTGTTGTTTAATTGATTTCTGTTGGTTAATTATCCAACCTATGTGTTAATTTCTATTAGACCCTTCCATTCGAtaagttgttgaattgtgtggGTCATGCAAGGCAGTTAGAGAAGTGTGGCCACGGTCATTGAATAGAATTAATTTGGTAGAGCCATCACAGTCCATGCAGAGTGCTGGACAGAACCGTATAAAAGGTACATTCTGGTGTTCTATTGACACTTTTTGGCCTGGAAAATCTTAGACTTTTTAGTACTATATGTTTTCGAATGATAATTACTCCATCTGTCCCAGTTTATATGTTGtagtttgactggacacgaagtttaagaaataaaggaagacttttgaatcttgtagtctAAAAAGAGCCAAAGATATTTATGTGGCTATAGATCATCTCGTTAAATGTaaaaagtaaagtttaaagttaaattgttgtcaaataaggaaatgtGTCGTTCTTTtttactaaaaaagaaagtgtgtcATATAAGTTGAGACAGAGGGAGCAGTAGTTATTGGTTACTTCGCTGATCAGCTCGTTCAATTTTCCGATTCACTGGCTTAGGTGGAAGTGTGCCTGTGATTGTGCTCTTATTGCTGTGGAAATATAAAGGAGATGAAGTCTGTGCTTCTCACACAAAGTATTATAAGTCTCTCTATGTGTACGTCGTATTAAATTTGTGCATAAAGCAGATACGACTTTAAGAGAAATTGTTCTCTTATCAGAGGACAGATTcgccaacaacatcattttgTATGCCTTAAGCTTTTGGGCAGTGCATCTTAAGCCGAGGGTCTTTTGGAAATAGCCtctctaccttccaaggtagaggtaaggtctgcgtacactatacactgggtatgttgttgttgttgcatctTGATATGAATGAGATTGCCTGAGCTTAATAAACTACAACCCGAGATGTCATATCTTGGAGTCATTTGTTGTTGTCCCCCGGACATATGTGCTGCATGATAAGGTTGTGGCCCATTACTGTTTTTGTACAACCAAGGATTATCTTAGCCAGTGGTTAAGAATCACTTCATATTGCTTAACCttacattttcaaaaaaaaaaaaaaaaaaagagcattgCTGTCTCCAGTAGTTTCCATATATTTGtagtgtggctataaatcatttcattaatggtaaaaaaagaaatttaaagttaaattatttctaaatacgaaaaactaacatttttttttttttgaaaaagacaAAACGAAAGAGTATCActtaaatttgaatttgaggAGATATTAGTTTTATGATGGAACAAAAGGAAATTCTTTTGAACATCCCATATAAtgagttttttttaatttttcgtaacctttttcttgaataattGAGAATAGCTATAAAGAGATTGAcaagttaaaataaaataaaaattaggaGGAAGAATCTTAAATAACATTTACTCCATTATTATTTTCCCATAATAGTTGAGCATGCAAGAATCATCTTAATCTTTGCATaaatggaaattaattaaagggaacatatttatacttaaatATTAGCATGCAACTGTAGATTTTGTTCACCTaagttttatattatattactaTATAAAGACGGATGCT
This portion of the Lycium ferocissimum isolate CSIRO_LF1 chromosome 1, AGI_CSIRO_Lferr_CH_V1, whole genome shotgun sequence genome encodes:
- the LOC132034235 gene encoding uncharacterized protein LOC132034235, coding for MSVSRLIPPRLRSLINTLECRRWCSSVNDKGEISPLLKKSEVPEIFEKKHMTENEGVFPREAHVQKEVGPWNNLAAILQITKKKIFGSLMEQKSSSTHELTSTSDLKGSDNVVSADSHGSGSMSNLKITIHSEKTSVANTEENVDSETSQSSYTDESKAFEVVNMNKTSNSAGPEELLNVSSKECEGSSDHSNGISSGVSSICGKANSNDGVQLINGFHRSELVEKEREQLLVEEVSSSVQISSGEDILSKFDSSCDSKRVSSLVDVSQEKRNNEPELEAKNDQMQNKEVISDIISIFEKNGTSNLKQVTHSNSFLPSEATNKWRDVLVKKSVFSANERHPAEDTSIPISLSKSEMDEIALVSNNSCHVEADHRATDQIVDPKSEKSVPREFEPLNGTSHNIFGKSGDIKSLIDCIRELPPQKPCVVRPEEMVVDRDRERSANSSIQAQTDKQTLDRKKRKTSSEDVIGKKENSNQEIACLMEKGDLNKGESASLSEKLSDEKKMTIKFVNVTAKESDVSKVFKGCGAVTKVVFPSVKSTNFKVAHVYFESEEGRQKALKKTDMMIKNIVALEATSPQKGRERMCIPNLIGCPEVPASLVKHPSRTVMIKKLNNNVSFHDIKEALSFCKSNITGIFFGSSSSVAYVEFETVEGKEIAIEKHSLIVLGERLSILRIDPPRTTIVRISNVDSLAMGKVTSVCKKLGKTRHFFPRTNDILDVHFKLAEWPRMLEILNRLNGVEVDGQQLVAKPAPVYPPDVLNVLWSQPEGRKHLKTAFNSMLLKLGEENTGLAILVDNFYADVQER